The Streptomyces sp. NBC_00440 genome contains a region encoding:
- a CDS encoding 3-hydroxyacyl-CoA dehydrogenase family protein, whose amino-acid sequence MARKLAVIGAGLMGSGIAQVSAQAGWDVVLRDVTDAAVTRGTDAIKASYARFVAKGKLEAADADAALARITTTTDLDAAADADIVVEAVFEKLEVKHEIFRALDKLVREDTVLASNTSAIPITKIAAVTERPERVVGAHFFSPVPMMQLCELVRGYKTSDETLATAREFAESVGKTCIVVNRDVAGFVTTRLISALVVEAAKLYESGVATAEDIDIACKLGFGHAMGPLATADLTGVDILLHATGNIYTESQDEKFAPPELMRRMVDAGDIGRKSGQGFYKH is encoded by the coding sequence TTGGCCAGGAAGCTCGCTGTCATCGGAGCCGGACTCATGGGTTCCGGAATTGCGCAGGTGTCGGCCCAGGCCGGCTGGGACGTTGTTCTGCGCGATGTCACCGATGCGGCCGTGACCCGCGGCACCGACGCCATCAAGGCGTCCTATGCGCGGTTCGTCGCGAAGGGCAAGCTGGAGGCGGCCGACGCCGACGCCGCTCTCGCACGGATCACCACGACCACCGATCTGGACGCGGCCGCCGACGCCGACATCGTCGTGGAGGCGGTGTTCGAGAAGCTTGAGGTCAAGCACGAGATCTTCCGCGCGCTCGACAAGCTGGTACGGGAGGACACGGTCCTCGCCTCCAACACCTCGGCGATCCCGATCACCAAGATCGCGGCGGTGACGGAGCGCCCGGAGCGGGTCGTCGGCGCGCACTTCTTCTCGCCCGTCCCGATGATGCAGCTGTGCGAGCTGGTCCGCGGGTACAAGACGAGCGACGAAACCCTGGCCACCGCAAGGGAGTTCGCCGAGTCCGTCGGAAAGACCTGCATCGTCGTCAACCGCGACGTGGCGGGCTTCGTCACCACCCGGCTCATCTCCGCGCTCGTCGTGGAGGCGGCAAAGCTGTACGAGTCGGGCGTGGCCACCGCCGAGGACATCGACATCGCCTGCAAGCTCGGGTTCGGGCACGCGATGGGCCCGCTGGCCACCGCGGATCTGACCGGTGTCGACATCCTGCTGCACGCCACGGGCAACATCTACACAGAGTCCCAGGATGAGAAGTTCGCCCCGCCCGAGCTGATGCGCCGAATGGTCGATGCGGGTGACATCGGCCGGAAGAGCGGGCAGGGGTTCTACAAGCACTGA
- a CDS encoding STAS domain-containing protein — MHIRGDHAKLVVGGRLDVRSAADARTVLHSAVDDGVGDLVLDLTELDSWDATGLGVIMGVHRRAGRCGRRLVLRGVPPQMQRLLVATRLHRILAIEGGIAAECLPRV, encoded by the coding sequence ATGCATATCAGGGGCGACCACGCCAAGCTGGTCGTCGGGGGCCGCCTCGACGTTCGCAGCGCGGCGGACGCCCGTACGGTCCTGCACTCGGCTGTCGACGACGGTGTCGGCGATCTGGTGCTCGACCTGACCGAACTCGACTCGTGGGACGCCACCGGACTCGGGGTGATCATGGGCGTCCACCGGCGCGCCGGGAGATGCGGCCGCCGGCTCGTCCTGCGCGGGGTGCCGCCGCAGATGCAGCGCCTCCTGGTGGCGACCCGGCTGCACCGCATTCTGGCCATCGAGGGCGGAATCGCCGCCGAATGCCTGCCCCGCGTCTGA
- a CDS encoding ATP-binding protein — MDPKKSGPDEYGQDSGHRPGRPGGPASPRPPRDPLAPDLAQQAPARARTVRLVTGDFLVTVNPVDGSEIEHCPPGEHPGAPERYSAEERTALLRAAGPPVPPGPAGPELPLLERQEEHERLVRLLARGRSVRLTGPAGSGRTSLLDAVARDCSGFAPDGVVRLSGYHRTAADLLYGLFAAVYRAPLHRPDRAELLTLVNGIGAIVVLDDLELGGTALEELLDATPECAFLLAATPEVTAPLPESHLEEVFLGGLGRSASLDLLERAVERPLTEEEANWAGDLWFESEGLPLRFVQAAALLRQRDLLRAGPGYPGPSTDDAFPGGSGAAAGPPGDAPEVPLPTLGQGAAPAQLLAERLSDAARSTLAFAVALGGEVPHQAHLPALVGDTHADAAMGELAGSGLLSPAGSHYRLAAGVVQQLEAGGYADDSAGYALTTAQHYAWWAGHPSVAPERAAAEADAVLAAMSALVPGSEAGHPSAAVLLARSAAPAFAAALHWGAWERALRTGQEAARLSGEVAEEAYFHHELGVLALCTGNPDRALAELEASIALRGALADKAGTVAGRRALALIADRSGAASLGGYVPGDTPPQGAEVLPSAHEDMAQTPVGPGAAGAVVSLSPAPHDHITLVTQQVSPEGAAPHGRRRTVLGGARRNLVAAGAGVLLAGVLGTVVTLGATSNSHSGDGDGTPGRSVNDGGGKDGMSADEPTQSTPGNSDGSTGSGTADPSAPASPSATDSGRPSGTPTPSDGASTPGGKPSSPSDKPSGSSGKPPTKPSTPPTKPSHSPPSSPSTSPSDPGSPSPSPSDSTTEDPPPANSPSTTQSAMRPSTASSGPVDSGSSSTPPGDASASPSPDSPPSAG, encoded by the coding sequence ATGGATCCGAAGAAGAGCGGACCGGACGAGTACGGCCAGGATTCCGGCCACCGTCCGGGGCGGCCCGGAGGGCCGGCCTCGCCCAGACCGCCGCGGGACCCGCTCGCGCCCGACCTCGCGCAGCAGGCGCCCGCCCGCGCCCGCACCGTGCGGTTGGTCACCGGCGACTTCCTGGTGACCGTGAACCCCGTCGACGGCAGTGAGATTGAACACTGCCCGCCGGGCGAACACCCGGGCGCCCCGGAGCGGTACAGCGCCGAGGAGCGCACGGCCCTGCTGCGCGCGGCGGGCCCGCCGGTGCCGCCAGGACCCGCAGGGCCCGAACTCCCGCTGCTGGAGCGGCAGGAGGAGCACGAGCGGCTGGTTCGGCTGCTGGCGCGCGGGCGGTCCGTACGTCTGACGGGCCCGGCGGGCTCCGGGCGAACCTCGCTGCTGGACGCCGTGGCCCGGGACTGCTCCGGTTTCGCGCCCGACGGGGTCGTCAGGCTCTCCGGGTACCACCGCACCGCCGCCGACCTGCTGTACGGGCTCTTCGCCGCGGTCTACCGGGCCCCGCTGCACCGGCCCGACAGGGCCGAGCTGCTCACCCTGGTCAACGGGATCGGCGCGATCGTCGTCCTGGACGACCTGGAGCTCGGCGGGACCGCACTGGAGGAACTGCTCGACGCCACCCCCGAGTGCGCCTTCCTGCTCGCCGCGACCCCGGAGGTGACCGCCCCGCTCCCCGAGTCCCACCTGGAGGAGGTCTTCCTCGGCGGTCTCGGGCGCAGCGCCTCGCTCGACCTCCTGGAACGCGCCGTGGAGCGGCCGCTCACCGAGGAGGAGGCCAACTGGGCGGGCGATCTGTGGTTCGAGTCGGAGGGGCTGCCGCTGCGCTTCGTCCAGGCGGCAGCCTTGCTGCGCCAGCGCGACCTGCTGCGCGCCGGCCCCGGCTACCCGGGACCCAGCACCGACGACGCCTTCCCGGGCGGCTCCGGTGCCGCCGCCGGCCCGCCCGGCGATGCCCCCGAGGTACCGCTGCCCACCCTGGGACAGGGGGCGGCGCCCGCCCAGCTGCTCGCTGAGCGGCTCAGCGACGCGGCACGGTCCACGCTGGCCTTCGCCGTGGCGCTCGGCGGCGAGGTGCCGCACCAGGCCCATCTGCCGGCGCTGGTCGGCGACACCCACGCCGACGCGGCGATGGGGGAGCTGGCCGGGTCCGGGCTGCTCTCCCCGGCCGGTTCGCACTACCGGCTGGCCGCCGGCGTCGTCCAGCAGCTGGAGGCCGGTGGATACGCCGACGACTCCGCCGGGTACGCGCTGACCACCGCCCAGCACTACGCCTGGTGGGCCGGGCACCCCTCGGTGGCACCCGAGCGGGCGGCAGCCGAGGCCGACGCCGTCCTCGCGGCGATGAGCGCACTCGTGCCCGGCTCGGAGGCCGGACACCCCAGCGCCGCCGTGCTGCTGGCCCGCAGCGCCGCTCCCGCCTTCGCTGCCGCACTGCACTGGGGCGCCTGGGAACGCGCCCTGCGGACCGGCCAGGAGGCGGCCAGGCTCTCCGGCGAGGTCGCCGAAGAGGCCTACTTCCACCATGAGTTGGGCGTACTGGCGCTCTGCACCGGCAACCCGGACCGGGCGCTGGCCGAGCTGGAGGCCTCCATAGCGCTGCGCGGTGCACTGGCGGACAAGGCGGGTACGGTCGCCGGGCGCAGGGCGCTCGCGCTCATCGCCGACCGCTCGGGCGCCGCCTCGCTGGGCGGCTATGTGCCGGGCGACACCCCGCCGCAGGGCGCCGAGGTGCTGCCGTCCGCACACGAGGACATGGCCCAGACGCCCGTCGGTCCGGGCGCGGCGGGCGCGGTCGTCTCGCTCTCCCCGGCGCCCCACGACCACATCACGCTGGTCACCCAGCAGGTGTCCCCGGAGGGCGCCGCTCCGCACGGCCGGCGCCGTACGGTCCTGGGAGGCGCCCGGCGCAATCTGGTCGCGGCCGGAGCCGGTGTGCTGCTCGCCGGAGTGCTCGGCACCGTGGTGACCCTCGGCGCGACGAGCAACAGCCACTCCGGGGACGGGGACGGCACGCCCGGCCGCTCCGTCAACGACGGCGGTGGCAAGGACGGGATGAGCGCCGACGAGCCCACGCAGAGCACGCCGGGGAACTCCGACGGCTCGACCGGCAGCGGAACCGCCGACCCCTCGGCCCCCGCCTCCCCGAGCGCCACCGACAGCGGCCGGCCCTCCGGGACCCCGACACCGTCGGACGGCGCGTCGACCCCGGGCGGCAAGCCCTCGTCACCGTCGGACAAGCCGTCCGGTTCCAGCGGGAAGCCGCCCACGAAGCCGTCGACGCCGCCGACCAAGCCCTCGCATTCGCCGCCCAGCAGCCCGTCCACGTCGCCGAGCGACCCGGGCAGCCCGAGCCCCAGCCCGTCGGACTCCACGACAGAGGACCCGCCGCCCGCCAATTCCCCCTCGACGACCCAGAGCGCCATGCGGCCCTCCACGGCCTCCAGCGGGCCGGTGGACAGCGGGAGTTCGTCCACGCCTCCGGGAGACGCGTCGGCGTCCCCCTCGCCCGACTCGCCCCCTTCGGCGGGCTGA
- the nucS gene encoding endonuclease NucS — translation MRLVIARCSVDYAGRLTAHLPSAPRLILVKADGSVSIHADDRAYKPLNWMSPPCTLKEGTGDDTGQWTVVNKAGEKLIITMEEVLHDSSHELGVDPGLIKDGVEAHLQELLADRIETLGEGHTLIRREYMTAIGPVDILCRDADGGTVAVELKRRGDIDGVEQLTRYLELLNRDPHLAPVKGVFAAQEIKPQARVLATDRGIECVVLDYDAMRGIEDDKLRLF, via the coding sequence ATGCGTCTCGTCATCGCCCGCTGCTCCGTCGACTATGCGGGCCGCCTCACCGCCCATCTGCCGTCCGCTCCGCGCCTGATCCTGGTCAAGGCCGACGGAAGCGTCTCGATCCATGCGGACGACAGGGCGTACAAGCCCCTCAACTGGATGTCCCCGCCCTGCACTCTGAAGGAGGGGACAGGGGACGACACCGGTCAGTGGACGGTCGTGAACAAGGCGGGCGAGAAGCTCATCATCACGATGGAGGAGGTCCTCCACGACTCCTCGCACGAGCTGGGTGTCGATCCGGGGCTCATCAAGGACGGTGTGGAGGCGCACCTCCAGGAACTCCTCGCCGACCGCATCGAAACCCTCGGTGAGGGTCACACTCTGATTCGGCGTGAATACATGACGGCGATCGGCCCCGTGGACATCCTCTGCCGGGACGCTGACGGCGGGACCGTGGCCGTCGAGCTCAAGCGGCGCGGCGACATCGACGGCGTGGAGCAGCTCACCCGCTATCTGGAACTGCTGAACCGGGATCCCCATCTGGCCCCGGTCAAGGGCGTGTTCGCGGCACAGGAGATCAAGCCGCAGGCCCGGGTGCTGGCCACGGACCGCGGGATCGAGTGCGTGGTGCTCGACTACGACGCGATGCGGGGCATCGAGGACGACAAGCTGCGGCTCTTCTGA
- a CDS encoding SCO5389 family protein, with protein sequence MSLDVSPALLEQAERGEVDEADFIDCVRTSLPYAWEMISSLAVQLKVDGGEFADNQTPPPNEQARGQLLRALASDAIRGALQRHFGVRLAFQNCHRVAVFPLDPSVDERLGRFTSIRGQLLNQSPELRDC encoded by the coding sequence ATGTCGCTCGACGTCTCACCGGCCCTACTCGAACAGGCCGAGCGAGGCGAGGTCGATGAAGCGGACTTCATCGACTGCGTCCGGACCTCCCTGCCCTACGCATGGGAGATGATCAGCTCTCTGGCGGTCCAGCTGAAGGTCGACGGCGGCGAGTTCGCCGACAACCAGACGCCTCCCCCCAATGAGCAGGCGCGCGGCCAGCTGCTGCGCGCACTCGCGAGTGACGCGATACGTGGAGCGCTGCAGCGGCATTTCGGGGTGCGCCTGGCATTCCAGAACTGCCACCGTGTGGCGGTCTTCCCGCTGGACCCCTCGGTCGATGAGCGGCTCGGCCGCTTCACCTCGATCAGGGGTCAGCTGCTGAACCAGTCTCCGGAACTCAGGGACTGCTGA
- a CDS encoding LLM class flavin-dependent oxidoreductase has protein sequence MRVGAFVLAAQFPGQGQEEALHRAVRSAEVAEESGLDAVWLAEHHFVPYGVCPSAVTLAAMMLGRTRRIQVGTAVSVLPTVHPVALGEQAALLHITSGGRFSLGVGRGGPWVDLEVFGAGLGAYESGFPESLDLLLRWLRESRVSAGGERFRFREVPVVPRPQELRCGEVPGPEVVVACTSPASVRLAAERGLPMLLGMHSDDEEKADMVALWRTHARAAGVPAGAVADAGHVAAGVAQIADRRADAAETLVKAMPGWLKQGLDAHVTVDGRHRAMRDPVAYTEMLCRIHPVGPPRLAADRLAATAERTGITRFAMLVEGSGDVAATEENLRLIGTEVLPRLH, from the coding sequence ATGCGTGTTGGGGCATTTGTACTGGCAGCCCAGTTCCCGGGGCAGGGGCAGGAAGAGGCACTGCACCGCGCGGTGCGGTCCGCCGAGGTCGCCGAGGAGTCCGGGCTCGACGCGGTCTGGCTGGCCGAGCACCACTTCGTACCGTACGGGGTGTGTCCTTCGGCCGTGACGCTGGCCGCGATGATGCTGGGCCGCACCCGGCGGATCCAGGTCGGTACGGCGGTGAGCGTACTGCCGACCGTGCACCCGGTCGCGCTGGGCGAGCAGGCGGCGCTGCTGCACATCACATCCGGCGGGCGGTTCAGCCTCGGCGTGGGACGCGGCGGGCCCTGGGTGGACCTGGAGGTCTTCGGCGCGGGGCTCGGCGCGTACGAGAGCGGCTTCCCGGAGTCGCTGGACCTGCTGCTGCGGTGGCTGCGCGAGTCCCGGGTGTCGGCCGGCGGGGAGCGCTTCCGCTTCCGCGAAGTCCCGGTCGTACCACGGCCGCAGGAGCTGCGGTGCGGTGAAGTGCCGGGCCCCGAGGTCGTCGTGGCGTGCACCTCACCGGCCAGTGTGCGGCTCGCCGCCGAGCGCGGGCTGCCGATGCTGCTCGGGATGCACTCGGACGACGAGGAGAAGGCCGACATGGTCGCGCTGTGGCGAACGCACGCGCGGGCAGCGGGAGTTCCGGCCGGGGCCGTGGCGGACGCCGGGCATGTGGCGGCGGGCGTGGCACAGATCGCGGACCGGAGGGCCGACGCGGCGGAGACTCTGGTGAAGGCGATGCCGGGCTGGCTCAAACAGGGACTTGACGCCCATGTGACCGTCGACGGCAGGCATCGCGCGATGCGGGACCCGGTCGCGTACACGGAGATGCTCTGCCGGATCCATCCCGTGGGCCCTCCCCGCCTGGCTGCCGACCGGCTCGCGGCCACGGCGGAGAGGACCGGCATCACACGGTTCGCGATGCTGGTGGAGGGTTCGGGCGATGTAGCGGCCACCGAGGAGAACCTCCGGCTGATCGGAACCGAAGTCCTCCCGCGGTTGCACTGA
- a CDS encoding ATP/GTP-binding protein has translation MSPRRNRPRGGEKPSESVGGGGGPDRFGLQATESWQGEEWSVRMVSGASAQGKRYRCPGCDQEIPSGVPHVVAWPEYGGVDDRRHWHKACWNARDRRTSRVQRSRNAPKY, from the coding sequence GTGTCCCCGCGCCGCAACCGCCCCCGTGGGGGCGAGAAGCCGAGCGAGTCCGTCGGCGGGGGTGGGGGGCCGGACCGCTTCGGTCTCCAGGCCACCGAGTCCTGGCAGGGCGAGGAGTGGTCGGTCCGCATGGTCAGCGGGGCGAGCGCGCAGGGCAAGCGCTACCGCTGCCCCGGCTGCGACCAGGAGATTCCCTCGGGGGTGCCGCATGTGGTGGCCTGGCCCGAGTACGGCGGGGTCGACGACCGCAGGCACTGGCACAAGGCCTGCTGGAACGCCAGGGACCGCCGCACCTCCAGGGTGCAGCGGTCCCGTAACGCGCCGAAGTACTGA
- a CDS encoding ABC transporter permease subunit encodes MTTPASAPFQPPQQQPPLPHRTPSYVSPIPVTDAHLGHAIASEWTKIKSVRSTMWTLGVLIVLVFGIGLLSTVAIRSSGSTMNGTPVLSMGFFGVLLGSMCVITLGVLTVASEYGTGMIRTTLTACPSRARVLAAKAIVFFLLAFVILLVTTALVAMFQYAMLKGTGARTPDGREWIQATVGVSLYVALLGLLSLAVGSLIRHSAGAITVMLGVVLLPLVLALFMFAQSLSTLREKLFEYSIPNQLSAFYSTSVSSTGPSGWEPLWILLGVTAVVFGGAVAALSSRDV; translated from the coding sequence ATGACGACCCCCGCTTCCGCGCCGTTCCAGCCGCCGCAGCAGCAGCCGCCACTGCCCCACCGGACTCCGTCCTACGTGTCGCCGATCCCGGTGACCGACGCACACCTCGGGCACGCCATCGCTTCGGAGTGGACGAAGATCAAGTCGGTCCGCTCCACGATGTGGACGCTCGGCGTGCTGATCGTGCTCGTCTTCGGCATCGGTCTGCTGTCGACGGTCGCCATCAGGTCGTCCGGTTCCACCATGAACGGCACCCCGGTGCTGAGCATGGGGTTCTTCGGCGTGCTGCTCGGCTCCATGTGCGTCATCACGCTCGGCGTGCTGACGGTGGCGTCCGAGTACGGAACCGGCATGATCCGTACGACCCTGACCGCCTGCCCGAGCCGGGCGCGGGTGCTCGCGGCGAAGGCGATCGTCTTCTTCCTGCTGGCGTTCGTGATCCTGCTGGTGACGACCGCGCTCGTCGCGATGTTCCAGTACGCGATGCTCAAGGGGACGGGCGCCCGGACGCCGGACGGCCGGGAGTGGATCCAGGCGACGGTGGGCGTCAGCCTCTATGTCGCCCTGCTGGGGCTGCTGTCGCTGGCCGTCGGCTCGCTCATCCGGCACTCGGCCGGCGCGATCACGGTGATGCTCGGGGTGGTGCTGCTCCCGCTGGTGCTGGCGCTGTTCATGTTCGCGCAGTCGCTGTCCACCCTGCGCGAAAAGCTCTTCGAGTACTCGATCCCCAACCAGCTCAGCGCCTTCTACAGCACCTCGGTCTCCAGCACAGGACCGTCCGGCTGGGAGCCGCTGTGGATCCTGCTCGGGGTGACGGCGGTGGTGTTCGGGGGCGCGGTCGCCGCGCTCAGCAGCCGCGACGTCTGA
- a CDS encoding ABC transporter ATP-binding protein, whose protein sequence is MIEAVGLTKRYGAKTAVYNLSFQVRPGTVTGFLGPNGSGKSTTMRMILGLDQPTSGHVTIGGHPFRKLPNAPRQVGALLDAKAVHGGRSARSHLLSLAQLSGIPASRVDEVLGVVGLQEVARKRSKGFSLGMGQRLGIAAALLGDPQVLLFDEPVNGLDPEGILWVRNLMKSLAAEGRTVFVSSHLMSEMALTADHLIVIGRGQLLSDMSIKDFISHNSADFARVRTPDVPQREKLTAALTEAGGQVMPEQDLALRVTGLPLARISDLAHDADVRLWELSPHQASLEEAYMRMTQGAVDYRSTADQLSGFEQPGHPLPVPAEMPQQGWYAPPPPGQNPYAAPPAAAPAPPATGPAAPQATAPAPAPAPKDHR, encoded by the coding sequence ATGATCGAGGCAGTCGGCCTGACGAAGCGCTACGGCGCCAAGACGGCCGTGTACAACCTTTCCTTCCAAGTGCGGCCCGGCACGGTGACCGGCTTCCTGGGGCCCAACGGCTCCGGGAAGTCGACCACCATGCGCATGATCCTCGGCCTCGACCAGCCGACCTCCGGCCATGTCACGATCGGCGGCCACCCCTTCCGCAAGCTTCCGAACGCGCCCCGGCAGGTCGGCGCGCTGCTCGACGCCAAGGCGGTGCACGGCGGCCGCAGCGCGCGCAGCCATCTGCTCTCGCTGGCACAGCTCTCCGGGATCCCGGCGTCCCGGGTCGACGAGGTGCTCGGCGTCGTCGGCCTCCAGGAGGTGGCCCGCAAGCGCTCCAAGGGCTTCTCGCTCGGCATGGGACAGCGCCTGGGCATCGCCGCGGCCCTGCTCGGCGACCCGCAGGTGCTGCTCTTCGACGAGCCGGTCAACGGCCTCGACCCGGAGGGCATCCTCTGGGTCCGCAATCTGATGAAGTCCCTTGCGGCGGAGGGCCGTACCGTCTTCGTCTCGTCGCACCTGATGAGCGAGATGGCCCTCACCGCCGACCATCTGATCGTGATCGGCCGCGGCCAGCTGCTCTCGGACATGAGCATCAAGGACTTCATCTCGCACAACTCGGCCGACTTCGCGCGGGTCCGCACCCCCGACGTGCCGCAGCGCGAGAAGCTGACGGCCGCGCTCACCGAGGCCGGCGGGCAGGTCATGCCGGAGCAGGACCTCGCGCTGCGGGTGACCGGGCTGCCGCTGGCGCGGATCAGCGACCTCGCGCACGACGCCGACGTACGGCTGTGGGAGCTCTCGCCGCATCAGGCCTCGCTGGAGGAGGCGTACATGCGGATGACGCAGGGGGCCGTCGACTACCGCTCCACGGCGGACCAGCTGTCCGGCTTCGAGCAGCCCGGCCACCCGCTGCCGGTGCCCGCCGAGATGCCGCAGCAGGGCTGGTACGCCCCGCCGCCGCCCGGCCAGAACCCGTACGCCGCTCCCCCGGCCGCCGCGCCCGCGCCGCCCGCCACCGGCCCCGCAGCGCCGCAGGCGACCGCCCCCGCGCCCGCTCCCGCCCCGAAGGACCACCGATGA
- a CDS encoding ABC transporter permease subunit, which yields MAAAQVMKSEWTKIRSVQSTVWTLASALVVTVAFGALFSALSNNQFSKLNRSDQLTFDPTSVSFTGIVLGQLALIVFGVLVVTNEYSTGMIRMSLAAVPQRGTFYTAKIVVATVLAFVISVVTSFVTYFLGQALLGVHRSHIGDPGVLRAVFGAALYMTLITMFSMGIASLLRSPMLSLGILMPFFFLISNILGSVSATKKVGQYLPDQAGSKITQVVPGSNSAPYGPWEGLGIMALWVAAAVLAGYVLLKKRDA from the coding sequence ATGGCGGCCGCCCAGGTGATGAAGTCGGAGTGGACCAAGATCCGCTCGGTGCAGTCCACGGTCTGGACGCTGGCGAGTGCGCTGGTGGTGACGGTGGCGTTCGGGGCGCTGTTCAGCGCGCTGTCGAACAACCAGTTCAGCAAGTTGAACCGCTCGGACCAGCTCACCTTCGACCCGACGTCGGTGAGTTTCACGGGGATCGTGCTCGGTCAGTTGGCGCTGATCGTTTTCGGGGTGCTCGTGGTGACGAACGAGTACAGCACCGGAATGATCCGGATGTCGCTGGCCGCCGTCCCGCAGCGTGGCACCTTCTACACCGCCAAGATCGTGGTGGCCACGGTCCTGGCGTTCGTCATCAGTGTGGTGACGAGCTTCGTGACGTACTTTCTCGGCCAGGCGCTGCTCGGTGTCCACCGCTCCCACATCGGGGACCCCGGTGTGCTGCGGGCCGTCTTCGGTGCCGCGCTGTACATGACACTGATCACGATGTTCTCGATGGGCATCGCCTCGCTGCTGCGCAGTCCCATGCTGTCGCTGGGCATCCTGATGCCGTTCTTCTTCCTGATCTCCAACATCCTGGGGAGCGTCTCCGCCACCAAGAAGGTCGGCCAGTACCTCCCCGACCAGGCCGGGAGCAAGATCACCCAGGTGGTCCCGGGCAGTAACAGCGCCCCGTACGGGCCCTGGGAGGGGCTGGGCATCATGGCCCTGTGGGTGGCGGCCGCGGTGCTCGCCGGCTATGTGCTGCTGAAGAAGCGCGACGCCTGA
- a CDS encoding ABC transporter ATP-binding protein — protein sequence MIELSGLTKRYGEKTAVDQLTFSVRPGIVTGFLGPNGAGKSTTMRMVLGLDNPSGGDVRIDGKHYRDLKDPLRHIGALLDAKTMHGGRTAHNHLLCLAQSNGIPASRVGEVLETVGLSAVAKKRAKGFSLGMGQRLGIAGALLGDPEILMFDEPVNGLDPEGIHWIRNLMKALAGQGRTIFVSSHLMSEMALTADHLVVIGQGRLMADTSMSEFIAENSRSYVRLRSPQREQLFDVLHEAGYKPVPAGDGSLEVDGTAAADIGELAARHQLVLHELSPQQASLEEAFMQLTAESVEYHAHGSTDSPPPGAAQQPGQQPGWGQNPPQPGQQPRWGQNPKRGA from the coding sequence GTGATCGAACTCTCGGGGCTGACCAAACGCTACGGCGAGAAGACGGCGGTCGACCAGCTGACCTTCAGTGTGCGGCCGGGCATCGTCACCGGCTTCCTGGGGCCCAACGGCGCCGGGAAGTCCACCACGATGCGGATGGTCCTCGGCCTGGACAACCCCTCGGGCGGAGACGTCCGGATCGACGGCAAGCACTACCGGGACCTCAAGGACCCGCTGCGGCACATCGGCGCACTGCTCGACGCCAAGACCATGCACGGTGGGCGCACCGCCCACAACCATCTGCTCTGTCTCGCGCAGAGCAACGGCATTCCGGCGTCCCGGGTCGGCGAGGTGCTGGAGACCGTCGGCCTCTCGGCGGTGGCGAAGAAGCGCGCCAAGGGCTTCTCCCTCGGCATGGGTCAGCGGCTCGGCATCGCCGGGGCGCTGCTCGGCGACCCCGAGATCCTGATGTTCGACGAGCCGGTGAACGGTCTGGACCCCGAGGGCATCCACTGGATCCGCAACCTCATGAAGGCCCTTGCCGGGCAGGGCCGCACGATCTTCGTCTCCTCGCACCTGATGAGCGAGATGGCCCTCACCGCCGACCACCTGGTCGTCATCGGCCAGGGGCGGCTGATGGCCGACACCAGCATGTCGGAGTTCATCGCGGAGAACTCGCGGTCGTACGTACGGCTGCGCTCCCCGCAGCGGGAGCAGCTTTTCGACGTACTGCACGAGGCCGGGTACAAGCCGGTCCCGGCGGGCGACGGCTCGCTCGAAGTGGACGGCACCGCCGCGGCCGACATCGGCGAACTCGCCGCCCGGCACCAGCTCGTCCTGCATGAGCTCAGTCCCCAGCAGGCTTCACTCGAAGAGGCGTTCATGCAGCTCACCGCGGAGTCGGTGGAGTACCACGCACACGGCAGCACCGACAGCCCGCCGCCGGGCGCAGCGCAGCAGCCGGGACAGCAGCCCGGCTGGGGCCAGAACCCGCCGCAGCCCGGACAGCAGCCCAGGTGGGGTCAGAACCCGAAGAGGGGGGCCTGA